In the Thermodesulfobacteriota bacterium genome, one interval contains:
- a CDS encoding branched-chain amino acid ABC transporter permease: MKKYLGFYLLAILLLFIGVITQDPYILHILIILWLNIILATSLWLIYSTGEMSLAHVSMMAIGAYSSALLVIKIGVSFWVALPISGLIAALFSFLIGFPASRLKGFAFFMVTFAFAEIVMTIVSNFWQDAFGGHSGIFAIPPPSPISFAGFTLSFSSKVAQYYLGLTIMALIVFFIHFMVKSRFGRISKAIAQADILAESIGIDVSMHKIIAFTIGGFFAGIAGSLSAHLFRVIAPLDFGINYMIMVIAFVVVGGAANIFGPIIGACFFSLLSLLLAKWGHVEVLITGMILIVVMRFLPGGLLSFPSTLKRLKSRE; encoded by the coding sequence ATGAAAAAATATTTAGGGTTTTATCTCCTTGCTATCCTACTGCTTTTTATTGGAGTAATTACTCAGGATCCATATATCCTGCACATACTAATAATTTTGTGGCTTAACATTATCCTTGCTACCAGCCTCTGGTTGATCTACTCGACAGGGGAAATGTCACTGGCGCATGTTAGCATGATGGCAATAGGAGCCTATAGCTCTGCCCTTCTTGTGATAAAGATAGGTGTCTCTTTCTGGGTTGCTCTTCCCATCTCTGGACTGATCGCTGCGCTTTTTTCTTTTCTTATCGGGTTTCCTGCTTCGAGACTAAAGGGCTTTGCTTTTTTTATGGTCACTTTTGCCTTTGCAGAGATTGTAATGACTATAGTCTCTAACTTCTGGCAGGATGCTTTTGGAGGACACAGCGGGATCTTCGCTATCCCCCCTCCCTCTCCTATTTCCTTCGCAGGATTTACATTGAGTTTTTCTTCCAAAGTTGCCCAGTATTATCTCGGGTTGACAATAATGGCTCTAATTGTGTTCTTTATCCATTTCATGGTAAAATCCCGCTTTGGCAGGATCTCAAAAGCTATAGCTCAGGCGGATATCCTTGCCGAATCTATCGGGATAGATGTGTCGATGCACAAAATTATAGCCTTTACTATAGGGGGATTCTTCGCAGGAATAGCCGGGAGTCTCAGTGCTCACCTGTTTAGAGTTATCGCTCCATTGGATTTCGGAATAAACTATATGATAATGGTAATAGCCTTCGTTGTAGTGGGTGGCGCTGCCAACATATTTGGGCCAATCATAGGAGCATGTTTCTTCAGCCTGCTTTCTTTACTCTTGGCAAAATGGGGACACGTGGAGGTTCTGATTACTGGCATGATTTTGATAGTTGTAATGCGCTTCCTTCCGGGAGGGTTACTGTCTTTCCCGAGTACTTTGAAACGTCTAAAAAGCAGAGAGTAA
- a CDS encoding acyl-CoA dehydrogenase family protein has product MPFQLTEEQEMFKRSLRSFFEDRIAPRAAEIDEKDEFPADVYKAMSEIGVQAIFFPEEYGGSGGDLLTCCLATEELSRVSGSMAVLTAPTLSLASAAFRLAGTHEQKAKYLPKLATGEWLFAIAITEPDAGSDVSAIRTTAVLKGDHYILNGTKRFHTVGDLADVTTVYAKTDTGKGAKGISTFVVEKGAPGRIISKKEKMMGIRGIASCELIFEDCRIPRDNLLGKEGDGFKDVMHTLDESRPIVAAMGVGLAQGALDYAVKYAKQRVQFGKPICEFQGIQFMLADMATQIEASRYLVYRAAFIALNRNRESMMLASMAKYFSSDMAMKVTTDAVQILGGYGYTSDYPVERMMRDAKCFQIFEGTNQIQRVVVARSLLA; this is encoded by the coding sequence ATGCCTTTTCAACTTACTGAAGAGCAGGAAATGTTTAAGAGGTCTTTGAGAAGCTTTTTTGAAGACAGGATCGCACCAAGGGCAGCTGAAATTGATGAAAAGGACGAATTTCCAGCTGATGTCTACAAAGCCATGAGTGAAATTGGTGTCCAGGCTATATTCTTCCCTGAAGAGTATGGTGGATCTGGGGGTGACCTCCTGACCTGCTGCCTGGCTACAGAGGAACTTAGCAGGGTGAGTGGAAGCATGGCTGTTCTCACAGCCCCTACCCTATCTCTTGCCTCTGCAGCATTCAGATTGGCTGGTACTCATGAACAAAAGGCTAAATATCTACCCAAGCTGGCAACCGGTGAATGGCTGTTTGCCATAGCCATTACTGAACCGGATGCAGGGTCTGATGTCTCTGCTATAAGAACAACTGCTGTGCTTAAAGGTGATCATTACATTCTAAACGGCACAAAGCGTTTTCATACGGTTGGTGACCTTGCTGATGTAACAACGGTCTATGCCAAAACTGATACAGGCAAAGGAGCAAAGGGAATTAGCACCTTTGTGGTTGAAAAGGGAGCCCCTGGACGAATCATTTCTAAGAAAGAGAAGATGATGGGTATAAGGGGCATTGCCTCATGCGAATTGATCTTTGAGGACTGTCGTATCCCAAGAGATAATCTTCTAGGCAAAGAGGGAGATGGGTTTAAGGACGTTATGCATACCCTGGATGAGAGCCGCCCAATAGTGGCTGCTATGGGGGTAGGATTAGCTCAGGGTGCCCTCGATTATGCCGTAAAATACGCAAAACAGAGGGTCCAGTTTGGAAAGCCTATTTGTGAATTTCAGGGAATCCAATTTATGCTGGCAGATATGGCAACACAGATTGAGGCATCCAGGTATCTTGTTTACAGAGCTGCCTTTATTGCATTAAATCGTAATAGAGAGAGTATGATGCTTGCTTCCATGGCAAAATATTTCAGCAGTGATATGGCTATGAAAGTCACCACAGACGCAGTTCAGATTCTTGGAGGGTATGGATATACCAGCGACTACCCGGTGGAAAGAATGATGAGAGATGCCAAGTGCTTTCAGATATTTGAGGGAACCAACCAGATCCAGAGGGTTGTGGTAGCGAGGTCTCTGCTGGCATAG
- a CDS encoding pyruvate formate lyase family protein: MSGTTLKLKKEVAVKGFRSVQRGFDPTEIESPYAPGVKICLDRARLLTQSYMETEGVPIVLRRAMALANILENIKIYIGDKERIVGNTASTPDALVPYPEYYWRWLDKEIDKRYKNMLDNPGREELHQIHKYWQNIAVQGKERDLVPDDVKPYWKFSGPIFWGYYYESGVPNFEKLFKVGLKGLIAEAEGRLKTLGSNVDKEYFEKLNFLKAVIISLRGGIAFGKRFSVLAGEMADGENNLQRRKELKEISAICNWVPENPPRNFHEALQFIWFITLASRVYELNMNGYAIRLDQLLYPIYKKDKEKGKIKREDAQELLEFLWLKFNSRGELVAPLMGSGNVGFHPNVTFTVGGVTPDGRDATNEMSYIILDASKAIKGTQPQIAFRYHNNIPKDFLMSAIDLLKTGVGYPPFFNDKVVIPMIVNEGIPIEDARNYGIESCMRWTIPGKNITYRALSGVLIGPKCLELALNQGIDKFSDKQIGVSTPDPLTFSSVEDVMDAYLQQVRFFMDKLAKIANMADVLYEEYLPRPFLSALLDGCIERAEDCRRWSYFDKKVMAPVGLINVADGLTAMKKLVFDEKKVRVAELLKSLKGNWEGKEDMRKMFLNAPKFGNDDDYADQIAKEIQFRTAAEMKKVKTSKNSYYQVDGSAGANYFGYSALTGATPDGRKDRDLFADGTLSPERGMDKNGPTAVLKSTSKIDPLTTYTLLLNQKFLPQYLEGEYKELFASYIKTWADLGHFHIQFNVIDRKTLLEAQKNPVQHADLVVRLAGYSVYFVDLPRQIQDEIINRTEQEFH; this comes from the coding sequence ATGAGTGGAACAACTCTGAAGTTGAAAAAAGAAGTTGCTGTAAAGGGATTTAGATCGGTACAGAGAGGTTTTGATCCGACCGAAATCGAAAGTCCATATGCCCCCGGGGTAAAAATATGTCTTGATAGGGCACGTTTATTGACTCAATCATACATGGAGACGGAGGGGGTTCCCATTGTTTTGAGAAGGGCAATGGCTCTGGCTAACATACTGGAAAACATAAAGATATATATAGGTGATAAGGAACGGATTGTCGGAAATACTGCCTCTACACCCGATGCTCTGGTTCCTTATCCAGAATATTACTGGAGGTGGCTGGATAAAGAGATTGATAAGCGCTACAAAAACATGCTGGATAATCCAGGCAGAGAAGAACTCCACCAGATACATAAATATTGGCAGAACATAGCGGTTCAGGGTAAAGAGCGAGACCTTGTGCCTGACGATGTAAAGCCTTACTGGAAATTTAGTGGCCCCATTTTCTGGGGTTATTATTACGAGTCGGGAGTCCCAAATTTTGAAAAGCTATTCAAAGTTGGACTAAAAGGGTTAATAGCCGAGGCGGAAGGCAGGCTGAAGACTTTAGGTTCAAATGTGGACAAAGAGTATTTTGAAAAGTTAAATTTTCTTAAGGCTGTAATTATATCATTAAGGGGTGGAATCGCTTTTGGAAAGAGGTTTTCTGTATTGGCTGGAGAAATGGCGGATGGTGAGAATAATTTACAGAGAAGAAAAGAATTAAAAGAAATATCAGCCATATGTAATTGGGTACCAGAGAATCCACCCAGAAACTTCCATGAGGCTTTACAGTTTATTTGGTTTATAACCCTGGCATCTCGTGTGTATGAGCTGAATATGAATGGCTATGCAATTAGACTTGACCAGCTCTTATATCCAATTTATAAGAAAGATAAAGAAAAGGGGAAGATTAAGAGGGAAGATGCGCAGGAATTATTAGAGTTTTTATGGTTAAAGTTCAATTCAAGGGGAGAGTTGGTAGCACCACTTATGGGAAGTGGTAATGTTGGCTTTCATCCCAATGTTACTTTTACCGTTGGAGGGGTTACTCCTGATGGGAGGGATGCCACAAATGAGATGAGCTATATTATTCTCGATGCCTCAAAGGCAATAAAGGGAACACAGCCGCAAATCGCTTTCAGGTACCATAATAATATCCCAAAGGACTTCCTTATGAGTGCCATTGACCTTCTGAAAACCGGTGTTGGATACCCTCCCTTCTTCAATGATAAGGTGGTAATACCGATGATAGTAAACGAGGGGATACCGATAGAGGATGCCAGGAATTATGGAATAGAGTCCTGTATGAGGTGGACTATACCAGGAAAGAATATAACCTACAGGGCATTATCCGGAGTCCTAATCGGGCCAAAATGCCTAGAGCTGGCTTTGAATCAGGGGATTGATAAGTTTAGTGATAAGCAGATAGGGGTTTCAACTCCGGATCCTTTGACTTTTTCCTCTGTTGAGGATGTGATGGATGCCTATCTTCAGCAGGTAAGATTCTTCATGGATAAACTGGCAAAGATAGCCAATATGGCTGATGTTCTATATGAGGAGTACTTACCGCGACCTTTTCTCTCGGCTTTGCTTGATGGCTGCATAGAACGAGCGGAAGATTGCAGAAGATGGTCTTACTTTGACAAGAAGGTAATGGCACCTGTAGGCTTGATTAACGTAGCTGATGGTCTGACTGCTATGAAGAAGCTTGTCTTTGATGAAAAAAAAGTGCGTGTAGCCGAATTACTCAAATCACTTAAAGGCAACTGGGAGGGCAAAGAGGACATGAGGAAAATGTTCCTGAACGCTCCAAAGTTTGGAAATGATGATGATTATGCAGACCAGATAGCGAAAGAAATCCAGTTCAGAACAGCAGCGGAGATGAAAAAAGTAAAGACATCCAAAAACAGTTATTATCAGGTGGATGGAAGTGCAGGGGCTAATTATTTTGGTTACAGCGCACTTACTGGTGCTACTCCTGATGGCAGGAAGGACAGGGACCTTTTTGCAGATGGCACTTTATCTCCTGAGCGTGGTATGGATAAAAACGGTCCTACAGCGGTACTTAAATCCACTTCGAAGATCGATCCCTTAACGACCTACACACTACTTTTGAACCAAAAATTTCTACCCCAATATCTGGAGGGAGAATATAAGGAGTTATTCGCTTCCTATATAAAGACATGGGCCGATTTAGGGCATTTTCATATCCAGTTTAACGTGATAGACAGAAAAACTCTGTTGGAGGCACAGAAAAATCCAGTGCAGCATGCTGATCTTGTTGTACGGCTGGCAGGTTACAGTGTCTATTTCGTTGATCTGCCCAGGCAGATTCAGGATGAGATCATAAATAGAACGGAACAGGAGTTCCACTGA
- a CDS encoding ABC transporter substrate-binding protein, whose product MEKKAVTLNLHGFSNWVLIAILILSGLFGIRGSAYSAKARGITDDTVKIGVILDQTGPAANAVIPLTAGLRSLFRFTNEHGGIHGRKVKALFEDDRYSIPMAISSFKKLIFRDEVISLIGPTSTSGAVALLRSIDREKVPTFPASTAERMVKPFERYIFTIQDIYPGQMKVIVDYIIKDLKAKNPRIAFVFPDNEAGKADLVPGLERLKYYNLEPVAKEVLNPGSIEATSQVMNLKKANVDYIIICGSLPQPAALLLRELKKFSLKVPLFGSWATCNEDVIRISGDASELFYGVSSMASWYDEGPGVARMREITLKYEPGREKPYRGKTYTYGWVIATVKIEAMMRAGRNLDGEVLITSLEGMKNFDTGGLTGPISYSPTNHNGGSTWKIFKADPSTGKFIPITEWRSPE is encoded by the coding sequence ATGGAAAAGAAGGCGGTTACACTGAATCTTCATGGGTTTTCAAACTGGGTTTTAATTGCTATCCTGATCTTATCGGGGTTATTTGGAATTAGAGGTAGTGCTTATTCAGCTAAAGCTCGGGGGATAACTGATGATACGGTAAAGATTGGTGTGATCCTCGATCAAACAGGGCCTGCTGCAAATGCGGTCATCCCCCTGACCGCAGGACTTAGAAGTCTGTTTCGATTCACCAATGAGCATGGAGGAATACATGGAAGAAAAGTGAAGGCATTGTTTGAGGATGACCGTTATTCTATACCGATGGCTATATCTTCTTTCAAAAAGTTGATCTTCCGGGATGAGGTTATTTCTTTAATCGGGCCTACAAGCACCAGTGGAGCTGTTGCCCTTTTGAGGAGTATCGATAGGGAAAAGGTCCCTACCTTCCCAGCATCGACAGCGGAAAGGATGGTAAAACCCTTCGAGCGGTATATATTTACCATTCAGGACATCTATCCTGGGCAGATGAAGGTAATTGTTGACTACATCATTAAGGATTTGAAGGCGAAGAACCCAAGGATTGCATTCGTCTTTCCTGATAACGAGGCAGGAAAAGCAGATTTGGTGCCCGGACTGGAGAGGCTCAAATACTATAATTTAGAGCCTGTAGCAAAGGAGGTGCTCAATCCCGGTTCCATTGAGGCAACCTCTCAGGTGATGAACCTGAAGAAGGCTAATGTTGATTATATTATTATCTGCGGTTCACTTCCCCAGCCAGCGGCACTCCTCCTTAGAGAGTTGAAGAAGTTTAGTTTGAAGGTTCCCTTATTTGGCAGTTGGGCGACCTGCAATGAAGATGTAATACGTATATCAGGTGATGCGTCTGAATTGTTTTATGGAGTCAGTTCCATGGCATCATGGTATGATGAAGGGCCTGGTGTGGCAAGGATGAGGGAGATTACCCTCAAATATGAACCGGGAAGGGAGAAACCCTATCGTGGAAAGACCTATACATATGGTTGGGTTATCGCAACAGTTAAAATCGAGGCTATGATGAGGGCAGGCAGGAATCTCGATGGAGAGGTTCTGATAACTAGTTTAGAAGGAATGAAGAACTTTGATACAGGAGGGCTCACGGGTCCTATAAGTTATAGTCCAACAAACCACAACGGGGGGAGTACCTGGAAGATATTTAAAGCCGATCCGTCCACAGGAAAGTTTATACCGATAACCGAATGGAGGAGCCCAGAGTAA